The nucleotide sequence TGGCTTCACACTTCCAAATAACGGGATACCTTCACCGACCATCACCGGATTCACTTTCAGCACTAATTGATCAATCAGTTGATGTGCCAGTAACGCTCCTGCCAATTCACCGCCCCCACATAGCCATAGCTTGCCGTTTTCTTGCTGTTTGAGATTTTTAATAAATTCGATGGCATCGCCTTTGACCAGCTCGACTTCCGCATTGGATTCAAACTGCATGGAGTTTGAGAAAATATAATGCTTGATTCCCTTATAGCCTGGTTCGCCCGGCTTGGCACCGAATTTGAACCCAAACTCGTAGGTTTTGGCGCCCATCAACACGGCATCATATTCCTGAATTTCAGATAAAAAGTCCGGTACATGTTCTCCCTCAAATAAAAAGAGAGTGTTTTCAATATTTCCATCCATGATTCCTTGATCGGCAATGAAATTGTCTAACGATACAGCAACATGATAGATTAATGAGGCCATTTGGAAATCCCTCCTCTTTTCTCCATTCCATTTTATGTGAAACGCTATAGGGCTTGCACGCATTTTTATTCTGATCATGAATACAACGGTTACGTCGGAGGATATAGCTGAATCCGTCGAGTCACTCCTTGCAAAAAATAAGGAAGGGGCACCCTGATAGGTGTCCCTCTACTTCGTATTTTCAGGTTGTCCCCAACAGTTCTTTTAAGGTGGCATCAATAAACGCGGTATCGGCAGGGTTTAGTCCAAACCCAGCCAAGTGTCCCCAGATTGATTCAATCGGTTTAAAGGTAGCGTTAGGGATGTGCTTGGTCTCATATTCACTGTCTTCTGGCGTGAAATACAAATCAGTCCGTACAGGCATCACAACCGTTCGTGCCTGGATGCTTCGTAACGCCGCCTCAAAGTCTCCCTTGTATTTATCATTTTGGCTAATGTCGGCATGCTGCCACGTCCACATCATCGCCAGCAAATCATTGGCATCCGAATGAACAAAGCTCTCTTCCCAAAATCCCGAGATAAATTCGGAAAGTGTCTCATAGCCCAAAGCTTTATAGCATTCCTCGCGATAAAATGGCTGTGAAAACCCCCAACTCGCATAAACGCGTCCCAAGGTACGCAAGCCAACCTCGGGAGATGCTGTATACAGCCCGTTATTCCAAGCTACATCGGCCTGCAATGCTGCTCGAATCCCTTCGATCAAG is from Brevibacillus brevis and encodes:
- a CDS encoding dihydrofolate reductase family protein — its product is MASLIYHVAVSLDNFIADQGIMDGNIENTLFLFEGEHVPDFLSEIQEYDAVLMGAKTYEFGFKFGAKPGEPGYKGIKHYIFSNSMQFESNAEVELVKGDAIEFIKNLKQQENGKLWLCGGGELAGALLAHQLIDQLVLKVNPVMVGEGIPLFGSVKPRLKLELVDMKQYANGVTKPTYNIVYI
- a CDS encoding alpha/beta fold hydrolase, with translation MDYDIFHLGDVRLQSGVTLPHAFIAYKTYGTLNAAKDNVIIFPTSFGDQHYQNEWLIGEDKALNPKQYFIIIPNMLGNGLSSSPSNTASPYDQAHFPHVTIYDNVVLQHRLITERFGIKKIALATGWSMGAIQAFHWAASYPDMVERLAPFAGTAKTWPHNIVLIEGIRAALQADVAWNNGLYTASPEVGLRTLGRVYASWGFSQPFYREECYKALGYETLSEFISGFWEESFVHSDANDLLAMMWTWQHADISQNDKYKGDFEAALRSIQARTVVMPVRTDLYFTPEDSEYETKHIPNATFKPIESIWGHLAGFGLNPADTAFIDATLKELLGTT